A single region of the Bacillus cereus genome encodes:
- a CDS encoding AAA family ATPase yields the protein MFFLQMSGFPGSGKSTLSKYIAKLTGAVIVDHDVVKSALLKSLKEKGVESTVVGKISYDIEWELIDFLLEQKHSVILDSPCLYEGMVKKGIDLCQKHGATYKYIECYLNNIEEINRRLQTRERKISQITKVESEVAFKKCLSGSKRPLHGEYLIVDSGEPLEKYGKKVMDYIYPAICGR from the coding sequence GTGTTTTTTCTGCAAATGTCGGGGTTTCCTGGATCTGGGAAATCGACACTTTCTAAATATATCGCTAAATTAACAGGTGCTGTTATTGTAGATCATGACGTCGTGAAATCAGCTTTATTAAAATCATTAAAGGAAAAAGGTGTAGAATCAACAGTGGTTGGGAAGATCTCCTATGATATTGAGTGGGAACTGATCGATTTTTTGTTGGAGCAAAAGCATAGTGTGATATTAGATAGTCCATGTCTCTACGAAGGGATGGTTAAAAAAGGAATAGATTTATGTCAGAAACATGGTGCTACATATAAATATATTGAATGTTATCTTAATAATATAGAAGAAATTAATCGTAGGTTACAAACGCGCGAACGTAAGATAAGTCAAATTACAAAAGTAGAATCAGAAGTAGCATTTAAAAAATGTCTGTCTGGCAGTAAAAGGCCTTTACATGGTGAATATCTTATTGTGGATTCTGGAGAACCACTAGAGAAGTATGGTAAAAAAGTGATGGATTATATTTATCCCGCTATTTGTGGGAGGTAA
- a CDS encoding efflux RND transporter permease subunit yields MDRLTKFSLKNRAAIIIMVFLISILGVYSGSKLPMEFLPSIDNPAITVTTLSQGLDAETMTKDVTDPLEKQFRNLEHIDGITSSTHEGLSRIDIAYTSKANMKDAAREVEKAIDTIKLPKDVTKPVVSQLNTSMIPLAQITIQKQNGFSKADEKQIEKEIVPQLESIDGVANVMFFGKSTSELSIALDPNQLKDKNVTSQQVLTVLQGKETSTPAGAITVNKEEYNLRVIGDIKNVNDIKNITVTPQVKLQDVAQIELKQHYDTISHINGEEGTGLVIMKEPSKNAVAIGKEIDKKIKDISKEYKDQYSIKLLASTHEQVENAVTSMGKEVILGAIAATLIILIFLRSFRTTIIAVVSIPLSILLTLFLLHQSNITLNILTLGGLAVAVGRLVDDSIVVIENIFRRLQKESFSKDIILDATKEVAVAITSSTLTTVAVFLPIGLVSGVIGKLMLPMVLAVVYSILSSLIVALTVVPLMAFLLLKKTKRRNSHSSPRYVATLKWALSHKFIILLTSFLLFAGSIAAYILLPKANIKSEDDTMLSVNMTFPADYDSEAKKQKAFDFEKKLLSNSDVTDVILRMGSSAEDAQWGQTTQNNLATIFVVFKKGSDIDQYIKELKKEHTAFEPAELDYIKTSYSDSGGGNNLQFNVTATNETNLQKAANIVETKLKSMDSLSKVKTNIEESKKEWQIHIDQTKAEQLGLTPELAAQQVSFLMKKSPIGEISINNEKTTIMIEHKKASINKQEDILNTNILSPINGPIPLKDIATISEKHLQTEIFHKDGKETIQITAAASSEDLSKVSTEVNKAIADLDLPNGAKVNIAGATESMQENFTDLFKIMGIAIGIVYLIMVITFGQARAPFAILFSLPLAAVGGILGLIISRTPVDVNSLIGALMLIGIVVTNAIVLIERVQQNRENGMETREALLEAGSTRLRPIIMTAITTIVAMLPLLFGQSQAGSMVSKSLAVVVIGGLAVSTVLTLVVVPVMYELLDKIGRKRRSRRKISTSTETPDI; encoded by the coding sequence ATGGATAGGTTAACAAAGTTTTCATTAAAAAATCGAGCCGCTATTATCATCATGGTTTTTCTCATTTCCATACTCGGCGTTTATTCCGGATCTAAATTACCTATGGAGTTTTTACCAAGCATCGATAACCCCGCAATAACTGTTACAACATTGTCTCAAGGGCTCGATGCTGAAACGATGACCAAAGACGTGACTGATCCTCTCGAAAAACAATTTCGTAATTTAGAACATATCGATGGCATCACTTCTTCTACACATGAAGGGTTATCACGCATCGACATCGCATATACATCCAAGGCAAATATGAAAGACGCGGCACGCGAAGTCGAGAAAGCAATTGATACAATTAAATTACCTAAAGATGTAACTAAGCCTGTAGTTAGTCAATTAAATACTTCTATGATTCCACTCGCTCAAATCACCATCCAGAAGCAAAACGGATTTTCAAAAGCTGACGAAAAACAAATCGAGAAAGAAATCGTACCACAACTCGAAAGCATTGATGGTGTTGCCAATGTTATGTTTTTCGGAAAATCAACTTCCGAATTATCCATCGCACTTGATCCTAACCAACTAAAAGATAAAAACGTAACATCACAACAAGTATTAACAGTTTTACAAGGAAAAGAAACTTCCACTCCAGCCGGAGCAATTACCGTTAATAAGGAAGAATACAATCTTCGTGTCATCGGGGACATAAAAAATGTAAATGACATAAAAAACATCACCGTTACACCTCAAGTAAAATTACAAGATGTCGCTCAAATTGAACTAAAACAACATTACGATACAATCTCACACATAAACGGAGAAGAAGGAACAGGATTAGTCATCATGAAAGAGCCGAGTAAAAACGCGGTTGCAATTGGAAAAGAGATTGATAAAAAGATTAAAGATATAAGCAAGGAATATAAAGATCAATATTCTATTAAACTTTTAGCTTCAACTCATGAGCAAGTTGAAAATGCTGTTACTAGTATGGGAAAAGAAGTAATCCTTGGGGCCATTGCCGCAACTCTCATTATCTTAATCTTTTTACGTAGCTTTCGAACAACAATCATCGCTGTCGTCAGTATCCCATTATCTATCCTATTAACACTATTTTTACTCCACCAATCTAACATCACACTTAACATTTTAACTCTAGGTGGCTTAGCAGTTGCAGTTGGACGTCTCGTCGATGATAGTATCGTTGTCATCGAGAATATTTTCCGTCGTTTACAAAAAGAATCTTTCTCTAAAGATATTATTCTCGATGCAACAAAAGAGGTCGCCGTCGCAATTACCTCTTCTACTTTAACAACAGTCGCCGTTTTTTTACCTATTGGTCTCGTATCGGGAGTAATCGGAAAACTAATGTTACCTATGGTGTTAGCAGTTGTGTATTCTATACTTTCTTCCTTAATTGTGGCATTAACAGTCGTTCCACTTATGGCCTTTTTACTGCTCAAAAAAACAAAACGTCGCAATTCACATTCTTCACCGCGATATGTCGCTACATTAAAGTGGGCTCTTTCTCATAAGTTTATCATTCTACTCACTTCTTTTTTATTATTTGCAGGATCAATTGCAGCCTACATACTACTTCCGAAAGCGAACATAAAGTCCGAGGACGATACAATGCTTTCCGTTAATATGACATTTCCAGCTGATTATGATTCTGAAGCTAAAAAACAAAAAGCCTTTGATTTCGAAAAGAAACTCCTCTCTAATTCTGATGTAACAGATGTTATTTTGCGAATGGGATCTAGCGCAGAAGATGCACAATGGGGACAGACAACTCAAAACAATCTTGCAACTATATTTGTAGTCTTTAAAAAAGGATCTGACATCGACCAATATATTAAAGAATTAAAAAAGGAACATACAGCTTTCGAACCAGCTGAACTTGATTATATAAAAACGAGTTACTCTGACTCCGGCGGCGGAAACAACTTACAATTTAACGTAACAGCTACTAACGAAACAAATTTACAAAAGGCCGCTAACATCGTCGAAACAAAACTAAAAAGCATGGATTCTCTTTCCAAAGTAAAAACAAATATAGAAGAATCTAAAAAAGAATGGCAAATTCATATCGATCAAACAAAGGCTGAGCAACTAGGTTTAACACCAGAATTAGCAGCACAACAAGTATCATTCCTTATGAAGAAATCTCCTATTGGGGAAATCTCAATCAATAATGAAAAAACAACTATTATGATAGAACACAAAAAGGCATCCATTAACAAACAAGAAGATATTTTAAACACAAACATACTATCACCTATTAACGGACCAATTCCTTTAAAAGACATTGCAACTATTTCAGAAAAACATCTTCAAACGGAAATCTTCCATAAAGACGGGAAAGAAACGATTCAAATTACTGCAGCAGCTTCAAGTGAAGATTTAAGTAAAGTAAGCACAGAAGTAAACAAAGCGATAGCTGACTTAGATTTACCTAACGGGGCAAAAGTAAATATCGCAGGTGCTACTGAATCTATGCAAGAGAACTTCACTGATTTATTTAAAATTATGGGGATTGCAATCGGGATTGTATATTTAATTATGGTTATTACATTCGGGCAAGCACGCGCTCCTTTTGCAATTTTATTCTCCTTGCCATTAGCTGCTGTCGGAGGCATTTTAGGATTAATTATTTCCAGAACACCAGTTGATGTAAATTCCTTGATTGGCGCATTAATGTTAATCGGAATTGTCGTTACAAATGCTATTGTATTAATAGAAAGAGTCCAACAAAATCGAGAAAACGGTATGGAAACAAGAGAAGCACTATTAGAAGCCGGCTCCACTCGATTACGCCCAATTATTATGACAGCCATAACAACAATCGTCGCTATGCTACCACTTCTATTCGGCCAATCTCAGGCGGGCAGCATGGTATCAAAAAGTCTAGCTGTCGTTGTAATTGGCGGCTTAGCCGTTTCAACCGTTCTTACATTAGTAGTTGTTCCTGTTATGTATGAACTATTAGATAAAATCGGGAGAAAAAGGCGCTCCCGCAGAAAAATAAGTACTTCAACAGAAACACCTGATATTTAA
- a CDS encoding CBS domain-containing protein, whose product MTRVRDFMSTHIVHCTPLDNVYEAAVKMKEESVGLIPVVENEQVVGLVTDRDLVVRGIAEKHPGSNKITNIMTTNIVSVSPDDSIEKATELMAHYQIRRLPVVESGQLVGMLALGDLAIRESADDQAGFALSEISEHME is encoded by the coding sequence ATGACGCGAGTTAGAGACTTTATGAGTACTCATATTGTACATTGTACCCCGTTAGATAATGTATATGAGGCTGCTGTAAAAATGAAGGAAGAATCGGTTGGATTGATTCCTGTTGTTGAAAATGAACAAGTTGTTGGGCTTGTTACTGATCGAGACTTAGTTGTTCGTGGGATTGCTGAAAAACATCCTGGATCTAATAAAATTACAAATATAATGACAACAAACATTGTTTCAGTTTCTCCAGATGATTCGATTGAAAAAGCTACAGAATTAATGGCACATTATCAAATTAGACGCTTACCAGTAGTTGAGAGTGGGCAACTTGTGGGTATGCTAGCACTAGGTGATTTAGCTATAAGAGAATCGGCTGATGATCAAGCTGGCTTTGCTTTAAGTGAAATCTCGGAGCACATGGAATAA
- a CDS encoding DUF3965 domain-containing protein — protein sequence MRAAQGDPNWNLVTDTYIEPNNFAKLFSLLVPCHPKGEGKERTILVWKEKEFYKEENLAAFIVYGMNKVKGLPQFHKDEIPTLVRILRLCQEIGWYEEANDFMISQGLDEFVQTSLEYETWDLLTQAVALNYLIIKYRIGELTDGDVEIWNRVKFSEKCITDCKHLLSHKEVLEFTFFYMCKRAKTLSKEQLNSDMMNLAMYCNTFVYDLYTHDLLRKYRKCTDFLSYYGPSQVVLACQRAVLSQISDRLDPLKTTHVDDYLYVMKEMMEHMTIGVMDRYGHFIGKLLSYVPFFEMIQVPQHAYYCEELLYICKGIEYKEETLRNYIFIQLHDCLPSFFKQFLKNKRYATIHDILFYWCDDEQRMSLEKKYNLSFIYEKYACG from the coding sequence ATGAGGGCTGCACAGGGCGATCCAAATTGGAATTTGGTTACAGATACATATATAGAACCAAACAATTTCGCTAAGTTATTTTCTTTGCTTGTACCTTGTCATCCAAAAGGTGAAGGGAAAGAGCGAACTATATTAGTATGGAAAGAAAAAGAGTTTTATAAAGAAGAAAATTTAGCGGCATTTATCGTATATGGAATGAATAAAGTAAAGGGTTTACCGCAGTTTCATAAAGATGAAATTCCAACTCTAGTACGTATTCTGCGTTTATGTCAAGAGATTGGTTGGTATGAAGAGGCAAATGATTTTATGATAAGCCAGGGACTAGATGAATTTGTCCAAACTTCATTGGAATATGAAACATGGGATCTTTTGACGCAAGCGGTTGCTTTAAACTATTTAATTATTAAATATCGTATTGGTGAATTAACAGATGGCGATGTAGAAATTTGGAATCGAGTTAAATTTAGTGAGAAATGTATAACAGATTGTAAACATCTATTATCTCATAAAGAAGTATTGGAATTTACATTTTTTTATATGTGTAAGCGAGCTAAAACACTATCAAAAGAACAATTAAATAGTGATATGATGAATCTAGCGATGTATTGTAATACTTTTGTGTATGATTTGTATACACATGACTTATTACGAAAGTATCGTAAGTGTACAGATTTTCTATCATATTATGGACCGAGTCAAGTAGTTTTAGCTTGTCAAAGAGCTGTGCTTTCTCAAATTTCAGATCGATTAGATCCATTAAAGACAACACATGTAGATGATTATTTATATGTGATGAAAGAAATGATGGAGCATATGACGATAGGGGTAATGGATCGATATGGTCATTTTATTGGAAAGTTGCTATCATATGTACCATTTTTTGAAATGATTCAAGTTCCACAGCATGCATATTATTGTGAAGAATTACTGTATATTTGTAAGGGTATTGAATACAAAGAAGAAACACTACGCAATTATATATTTATACAATTACATGATTGTTTACCATCATTCTTTAAACAATTTCTTAAAAATAAGCGTTATGCAACGATTCATGATATTCTTTTCTATTGGTGCGACGATGAACAAAGAATGAGCTTAGAGAAAAAATATAATCTTAGTTTTATTTATGAAAAATATGCTTGTGGATAA
- a CDS encoding SH3 domain-containing protein: MNMKATALTATTIAIVSLLPSMGESGIQTAAAKQPSKVKTGYVKIDNVVLHQNNNADSAIIDNIRFNSPVTILETTQDWYKVSVNNKTGYMKKDAILFKKNVQSKNQYIVNANALNVRSEPNTESSILDILPNGQFITIQGEQGDWYKILHNGQIGYVQKTFVSNGSTPLVKGVTVQGSPSYTVATPKLNVRSNASTSSTLLGSLQNGTQVQVVETVGTWYKIRFGTGYGYVAKHYVVQHQNQSQTKTAQPSSIPAVFKFPTQGRISSTFDMRWEQMHYGIDIAAQGNISIQAAATGKVVKSYYSASYGNVVFVAHQINGKLYTTVYAHMKDRAVQVGDQVQAGQLVGHMGNTGHSYGQHLHFELHNGEWNFEKTNAVNPLPYLVR; encoded by the coding sequence ATGAATATGAAAGCTACAGCTTTAACAGCAACTACTATAGCAATTGTTTCTTTACTTCCTTCTATGGGAGAATCCGGTATACAAACAGCGGCTGCTAAGCAACCATCTAAAGTAAAAACTGGATATGTAAAAATTGACAACGTTGTACTACATCAAAATAACAATGCAGACAGTGCAATAATTGATAATATTCGATTTAATAGCCCGGTTACTATTCTTGAGACAACTCAAGATTGGTATAAAGTATCTGTTAACAACAAAACAGGCTATATGAAAAAAGATGCAATTCTATTCAAAAAAAATGTTCAATCAAAGAATCAATATATCGTAAATGCAAACGCATTAAACGTTCGTTCTGAACCTAATACAGAGTCTTCTATTCTAGATATATTACCAAATGGTCAATTCATTACCATTCAAGGTGAACAAGGGGATTGGTACAAAATATTACATAATGGTCAAATTGGATACGTACAAAAAACATTTGTATCTAATGGATCCACACCTCTAGTAAAAGGTGTAACTGTACAAGGTTCTCCTTCTTATACTGTTGCAACACCAAAATTAAATGTACGTAGCAACGCTAGTACAAGTAGCACTCTACTTGGTTCATTACAAAATGGTACACAAGTACAAGTAGTAGAAACGGTAGGTACTTGGTATAAAATTCGTTTTGGCACAGGATACGGATATGTAGCAAAACACTATGTAGTGCAACATCAAAATCAATCACAAACTAAAACAGCTCAACCTTCATCAATTCCAGCTGTTTTCAAATTTCCAACTCAAGGAAGAATTAGCTCAACTTTTGATATGCGCTGGGAACAAATGCATTATGGTATAGATATTGCAGCACAAGGCAACATCTCTATTCAAGCTGCTGCTACAGGTAAAGTTGTGAAATCTTATTATTCGGCTAGCTACGGCAATGTCGTGTTCGTCGCCCATCAAATAAATGGAAAATTATATACAACAGTTTATGCTCATATGAAGGATCGTGCTGTACAAGTTGGGGATCAAGTGCAAGCTGGACAATTAGTCGGTCATATGGGAAATACAGGTCATTCATACGGGCAACATCTCCATTTTGAATTACATAATGGGGAATGGAATTTTGAAAAAACAAATGCAGTGAACCCACTGCCATATTTAGTTAGGTAA
- the tenA gene encoding thiaminase II, producing the protein MKFCDRLLETVQPVWEKSHNHPFVVGMGDGTLEKDKFQYYIIQDYLYLLDYAKLYAIGVVKATNPQVMAKFAEQIDGILNGEMTIHKQYAKRLGISVQEMESAKPSAKNLAYTNYMMSVSQNGTLAELIAALLPCMWSYWEIGKRLNDIPGARDHEFFGEWIQGYSSEEYGDLCIWLIDLLNEMAVGKSEKELDRLEEIFLYSSRFEYLFWDMSYRKEMWGFEEQEHTTVS; encoded by the coding sequence ATGAAATTTTGCGATAGATTATTAGAAACTGTGCAACCTGTTTGGGAGAAAAGTCATAATCATCCGTTTGTAGTAGGTATGGGGGATGGCACGTTAGAAAAAGATAAATTTCAGTATTATATTATTCAAGACTATTTATATTTGTTAGATTATGCAAAGTTATATGCGATTGGTGTTGTAAAAGCAACGAATCCACAAGTTATGGCAAAGTTTGCAGAGCAAATAGATGGTATTTTAAATGGTGAAATGACGATCCATAAACAATATGCAAAAAGACTTGGTATTTCTGTACAAGAGATGGAATCTGCGAAACCATCTGCTAAAAATTTAGCTTATACAAATTATATGATGTCTGTATCTCAAAATGGCACACTTGCGGAATTAATAGCAGCACTTCTACCATGTATGTGGAGTTATTGGGAGATTGGAAAGCGTTTAAATGATATTCCTGGAGCAAGAGATCATGAGTTTTTTGGTGAGTGGATTCAAGGATATAGCTCTGAAGAATACGGCGACCTTTGTATTTGGTTAATAGACTTATTAAATGAAATGGCGGTTGGAAAGTCTGAGAAAGAACTAGACCGATTAGAGGAGATTTTCTTATATTCCAGTCGATTTGAATATTTATTCTGGGATATGTCCTATCGTAAGGAGATGTGGGGATTTGAGGAGCAAGAACATACTACAGTTTCATAA
- a CDS encoding ABC transporter ATP-binding protein gives MRSKNILQFHNVSFHYDEKPIINELNASIQDKEFVSIIGPSGCGKSTLFRLITGLEEASTGQIELIETKSHPVGYMPQKDMLLPWRTIIENAALPLECQGVQKKEAQVKAKELLHKFGLQGYEAKYPKDLSGGMRQRVSFIRTLLTGGEILLLDEPFSALDALTKASLQEWLFEQWKEWEKTILFITHDVEEALFLSNRILVVENQPIATLTERIVPLERNRTRKDLYKPEVLALKDELLSMLQRQVLV, from the coding sequence TTGAGGAGCAAGAACATACTACAGTTTCATAATGTTTCTTTTCATTATGATGAGAAACCAATCATCAATGAATTAAATGCTTCTATACAAGATAAAGAGTTTGTAAGTATTATCGGACCGAGTGGATGTGGGAAAAGTACTTTATTTCGCCTTATTACAGGATTAGAAGAGGCAAGTACTGGACAGATAGAGCTGATAGAAACAAAGAGTCATCCTGTAGGGTATATGCCTCAAAAAGATATGCTCTTACCGTGGAGGACGATTATTGAGAATGCTGCTCTGCCGCTAGAGTGTCAAGGTGTGCAGAAGAAAGAAGCACAAGTAAAAGCGAAAGAACTGTTACATAAATTTGGGTTACAAGGATACGAGGCGAAATATCCGAAAGATTTATCTGGTGGTATGAGACAACGTGTATCTTTTATCCGAACTTTATTAACGGGCGGGGAGATATTATTGTTAGATGAACCGTTTAGCGCATTGGACGCTTTAACGAAGGCATCTTTGCAAGAATGGTTGTTTGAACAATGGAAAGAGTGGGAAAAAACAATTTTATTTATCACTCATGATGTTGAAGAAGCGTTGTTTCTTTCTAATCGAATTTTGGTTGTAGAAAATCAACCGATAGCAACTTTAACTGAGCGAATTGTGCCGCTTGAGCGTAACCGAACACGAAAGGATTTATATAAGCCTGAAGTATTGGCGCTTAAAGATGAGCTCCTTAGTATGTTACAAAGGCAGGTACTTGTATGA
- a CDS encoding ABC transporter permease codes for MNRLKELVPALTLSSILLVMWEVGARIVDEMYILPPPSAIVMKIWKLKDILFTVHLPATLYVVLIGVAISIVLGVGLAMLMNASTWMERAFYPLLVASQTIPITALAPLFVLWFGYTIWSKVVVTVLITFFPIAVNTYDGLRSTKKEWEELLVTYGATKKDIFLKLKLPSALPYFFSALKIAVPLSVIGAAIGEWLGAQAGLGYFSKRMMTQLDGAGVFAPIVLLSLLAIFFVILISILEKKFISWRKHS; via the coding sequence ATGAACCGTTTGAAAGAATTAGTTCCTGCTCTTACACTTTCTAGTATTTTACTCGTTATGTGGGAAGTAGGGGCAAGAATTGTAGATGAGATGTACATTTTACCGCCACCATCTGCAATTGTAATGAAGATATGGAAACTAAAAGACATATTATTTACGGTTCATTTACCGGCAACGTTATACGTCGTTTTAATAGGTGTTGCTATTTCTATCGTATTAGGTGTGGGGCTAGCAATGTTAATGAATGCGAGTACGTGGATGGAAAGAGCATTTTACCCATTATTAGTAGCTTCGCAAACCATCCCGATTACAGCACTTGCGCCCCTATTTGTTTTATGGTTTGGATATACGATCTGGAGTAAGGTTGTTGTCACAGTTTTAATTACGTTTTTCCCAATTGCGGTCAATACGTATGATGGACTGCGTAGTACGAAGAAAGAGTGGGAGGAGCTCTTAGTTACGTATGGTGCAACGAAAAAAGATATTTTTCTAAAGCTAAAGTTGCCATCTGCTCTTCCTTACTTTTTCTCAGCGTTAAAAATTGCAGTTCCGCTTAGTGTGATCGGGGCGGCAATTGGAGAATGGCTCGGTGCACAAGCTGGGCTTGGATATTTCAGTAAAAGAATGATGACGCAGTTAGACGGAGCTGGTGTATTTGCACCCATTGTATTGTTATCATTATTAGCTATTTTCTTCGTCATACTTATTTCCATATTAGAAAAGAAATTTATTAGTTGGAGGAAACATTCATGA
- a CDS encoding ABC transporter substrate-binding protein: MKLLKRIFVFTLLVAMIAGCSSNSASDKNKTEKEITVMLDWYPNAVHSFIYTAIEKGYFKEEGVKVNIKFPSNPTDPLTLAAAGKVTVGLYYQPDVVMARANEQIPVKSIGAVVRSPLNHVVSLKSAGIKSPKDLEGKTVGYSGTPLSEAYLKTMVKEDGGNPDTVKVVDVGFDLVPALITKKVDAVTGAYINHEVPVMRHEGHEPAYFNPADYGVPNYHELVFVTGDKTLKKDKEALQAFLRGAQKGYDFMKKNPDEALNILLDHQEKENFPLVPEVEKESMKILLEKMETKDEPFLSDSKESWEKQNKWLKDKGMTKEIVPADELFENILK, from the coding sequence ATGAAATTATTAAAACGCATCTTTGTGTTTACATTATTAGTTGCAATGATTGCAGGATGTTCGAGTAATTCAGCATCAGATAAGAATAAAACAGAAAAAGAAATAACAGTAATGCTTGATTGGTACCCGAATGCGGTACATAGCTTTATTTATACGGCAATTGAAAAAGGATACTTTAAAGAAGAAGGAGTAAAGGTGAATATTAAATTCCCTTCTAATCCGACTGATCCATTAACGTTAGCTGCTGCAGGGAAAGTGACAGTTGGTCTGTATTATCAGCCAGATGTTGTCATGGCCAGAGCAAATGAACAAATTCCAGTAAAATCAATTGGAGCTGTCGTACGTTCGCCGTTAAATCATGTTGTATCGCTGAAATCAGCAGGTATTAAGTCACCTAAAGACTTAGAAGGAAAAACAGTTGGATATTCTGGAACCCCTTTAAGTGAAGCATATTTAAAAACGATGGTAAAAGAAGATGGTGGTAATCCAGATACAGTAAAAGTAGTCGATGTTGGATTTGATTTAGTACCAGCGTTAATTACGAAAAAAGTAGATGCTGTAACAGGAGCATACATTAACCATGAAGTACCTGTTATGCGTCATGAGGGCCATGAACCAGCATACTTTAATCCAGCTGATTACGGAGTACCGAACTATCATGAGCTTGTGTTTGTAACGGGTGATAAAACGTTGAAAAAAGATAAAGAAGCATTGCAAGCCTTTTTACGTGGGGCACAAAAAGGGTATGACTTTATGAAGAAAAACCCTGATGAAGCATTAAATATTTTATTAGATCATCAAGAAAAAGAAAACTTCCCGCTTGTACCAGAAGTTGAAAAAGAAAGTATGAAAATTTTATTAGAGAAGATGGAAACGAAAGATGAGCCATTCTTATCGGATTCAAAAGAGTCATGGGAGAAACAAAACAAATGGTTGAAAGACAAAGGAATGACGAAAGAAATCGTTCCAGCCGATGAATTATTTGAAAACATTTTAAAGTAG
- the tenI gene encoding thiazole tautomerase TenI has translation MKNELHVISNGHMPFEELVNVAMQIESEIDYLHIREREKSTKELYEGVESLLGKGFSASKIVINDRIDIAILLNIPRVQLGYRSADVRLVKEKFSYLHVGYSVHSLDEAIVAFKNGADSLVYGHVFPTACKKDVPARGLEEIAHMARCLSIPITAIGGITPENTGDVLANGVSGIAVMSGIISSSNPYSKAKSYKESIRKWAGKHV, from the coding sequence ATGAAAAATGAGCTCCATGTAATCTCAAATGGCCATATGCCATTCGAAGAGTTAGTGAATGTAGCGATGCAAATTGAGAGTGAGATTGATTATTTGCATATTCGTGAGCGTGAGAAAAGTACGAAGGAATTGTATGAAGGTGTGGAAAGTCTTTTGGGGAAAGGCTTTTCGGCATCGAAGATAGTGATAAATGATCGAATTGATATTGCTATTCTATTAAATATTCCGCGTGTTCAGCTAGGATATCGAAGCGCAGATGTAAGGTTAGTAAAAGAAAAGTTTTCTTATTTGCATGTTGGCTATTCAGTACATTCTCTAGATGAAGCGATAGTGGCATTTAAAAATGGAGCGGATTCCCTCGTTTACGGTCATGTATTTCCAACGGCTTGTAAAAAGGATGTGCCAGCAAGAGGATTAGAAGAAATTGCTCATATGGCAAGGTGTTTATCCATACCAATAACTGCAATTGGTGGAATCACTCCTGAAAATACAGGTGATGTTCTTGCAAATGGTGTAAGTGGCATTGCTGTTATGTCTGGGATTATAAGCAGTAGTAATCCGTATAGCAAGGCGAAATCTTATAAGGAATCAATAAGAAAGTGGGCGGGAAAACATGTGTAA